The Vicia villosa cultivar HV-30 ecotype Madison, WI linkage group LG1, Vvil1.0, whole genome shotgun sequence genome includes a region encoding these proteins:
- the LOC131601680 gene encoding protein ELF4-LIKE 3-like isoform X1, translated as MIHAHNLISLKKKLMLVMILSLRACLIYFQCLKDWKRKMEGDTYSSHVNGTQTEGKILQTFQKSFVQVQNILDQNRVLINEINQNHESRVPDNLSRNVGLIKELNNNIRRVVDLYADLSSSFTKSIDVSSEGDSSGAAKSEGNLSHKRHRPL; from the exons ATGATTCATGCTCATAATCTGATTTCTCTGAAAAAGAAACTCATGTTGGTCATGATTTTATCCCTCAGAGCTTGtctcatctattttcaatgcCTGAAA GACTGGAAAAGAAAAATGGAGGGTGATACATATTCAAGCCATGTCAATGGAACCCAAACTGAAGGCAAAATCTTACAAACATTTCAAAAGAGCTTTGTTCAAGTCCAGAACATTCTGGATCAGAATCGAGTACTCATCAACGAGATAAACCAGAATCACGAGTCTAGGGTGCCAGACAACCTCAGCAGGAATGTTGGTCTTATTAAGGAACTCAACAACAACATTAGAAGAGTTGTTGATCTTTATGCTGATCTTTCATCTTCCTTCACCAAATCCATTGATGTTTCTTCCGAAGGAGATTCAAGCGGTGCTGCAAAATCAGAAGGAAACCTAAGTCACAAACGACACAGACCTCTTtga
- the LOC131601680 gene encoding protein ELF4-LIKE 4-like isoform X2 — MEGDTYSSHVNGTQTEGKILQTFQKSFVQVQNILDQNRVLINEINQNHESRVPDNLSRNVGLIKELNNNIRRVVDLYADLSSSFTKSIDVSSEGDSSGAAKSEGNLSHKRHRPL; from the coding sequence ATGGAGGGTGATACATATTCAAGCCATGTCAATGGAACCCAAACTGAAGGCAAAATCTTACAAACATTTCAAAAGAGCTTTGTTCAAGTCCAGAACATTCTGGATCAGAATCGAGTACTCATCAACGAGATAAACCAGAATCACGAGTCTAGGGTGCCAGACAACCTCAGCAGGAATGTTGGTCTTATTAAGGAACTCAACAACAACATTAGAAGAGTTGTTGATCTTTATGCTGATCTTTCATCTTCCTTCACCAAATCCATTGATGTTTCTTCCGAAGGAGATTCAAGCGGTGCTGCAAAATCAGAAGGAAACCTAAGTCACAAACGACACAGACCTCTTtga
- the LOC131629731 gene encoding LOW QUALITY PROTEIN: stress-response A/B barrel domain-containing protein UP3 (The sequence of the model RefSeq protein was modified relative to this genomic sequence to represent the inferred CDS: substituted 1 base at 1 genomic stop codon) produces the protein MLCLKTHLSFPFRTPSSPSSKHLTHHLRFSPFRSTIKMSSSTXTKTKAIEHIVLFKVKENTEPSKVTSMVNGLSSLISLDQVLHLTVGPLLRNRSTALTFTHMLHSRYKSKEDLEAYSAHPSHLGVVRGSVLPIIDDLMAVDWVAEDVDGGELVPSPGSAIRLTLLKLKEGAVSDEVVEVIKGIPESFKQIKELTCGENFSPARAKGFSVASLAVFPGERELEEVDSNKELVEYQKEKVRDRVESVVVVDYVVPPPPPPQSASL, from the coding sequence ATGCTGTGTTTGAAAACACACCTCTCTTTTCCATTCCGCACCCCTTCATCACCATCCTCAAAACACCTCACACACCACCTCCGTTTCTCGCCGTTCAGATCCACAATCAAGATGTCATCATCAACCTAAACCAAAACCAAAGCCATCGAACACATCGTCCTCTTCAAAGTCAAAGAAAACACCGAACCCTCCAAAGTAACCTCCATGGTTAACGGCCTCAGTTCCCTCATCTCCCTAGATCAAGTCCTGCATCTCACCGTAGGCCCTCTCCTACGCAACCGCTCCACCGCGTTAACGTTCACTCACATGCTTCACAGTCGGTACAAATCCAAAGAAGATCTCGAAGCCTACTCTGCGCATCCAAGCCATCTTGGAGTCGTTAGAGGAAGCGTTCTTCCGATTATTGATGATCTAATGGCGGTGGATTGGGTGGCGGAGGATGTTGACGGTGGTGAATTGGTTCCGAGTCCTGGATCGGCGATTCGTCTGACGCTTTTGAAGTTGAAGGAGGGGGCTGTTAGCGATGAGGTTGTGGAGGTTATTAAGGGAATTCCGGAGAGTTTTAAGCAGATTAAGGAACTGACTTGCGGAGAGAATTTCTCGCCGGCGAGGGCGAAGGGTTTCTCGGTTGCTTCGCTTGCTGTGTTTCCGGGGGAGAGGGAATTGGAGGAAGTTGATTCGAATAAGGAGCTGGTGGAGTATCAGAAGGAGAAGGTTAGAGATCGTGTGGAGAGTGTGGTGGTGGTTGATTATGTTGTGCCGCCGCCGCCGCCACCGCAATCGGCGAGTCTTTGA
- the LOC131653945 gene encoding uncharacterized protein LOC131653945, protein MVKYLPERCMRQFGRVQMIARSPFEAAPDTVTRVSLTPIFKDWAHHLVPEEYRRTVATQAWHCVDGYVTWFYRVSHPLMTPDAPGDPPMPAHEEILEKQHAEDDHATELLPVCQRIQMLGQDALDRSIIEQGGPEAVSIVERMVSDTAGATVYRRQRRSHGVRVRHTQQQLPIYVLFLTFLYSGCIILTLSTYPYNYLRIYNIGLLF, encoded by the coding sequence atggtcaaGTATCTACCAGAGCGGTGCATGAGGCAGTTTGGACGTGTGCAGATGATAGCAAGGTCcccgtttgaggctgctcccgacaccgtTACCCGAGTGAGCCTCACTCCTATATTTAAGGATTGGGCTCATCATTTAGTGCCTGAGGAGTATCGGCGTACGGTGGCCACCCAGGCTTGGCACTGTGTGGATGGGTACGTTACATGGTTTTATCGTGTGTCACATCCTTtgatgacacccgacgctcccggagaTCCACCTatgccagcacatgaggagatatTGGAGAAACAgcatgctgaggatgaccatgccactgaaCTCCTGCCGGTATGCCAGCGGATACAGATGCTTGGGCAGGATGCATTGGACAGAAGTATCATTgagcagggcggtccagaggcagtttcCATTGTGGAGAGAATGGTCAGTGACACGGCCGGTGCGACGGtgtataggaggcagaggaggtcccatgGAGTTAGAGTTAGGCATACTCAGCAGCAGTtgcctatttatgttttattcttGACTTTTTTATATTCGGGTTGTATTATTTTGACTCTAAGCACTTACCCGTACAACTATCTTCGTATTTATAATATTGGTCTTTTATTCTAA
- the LOC131654023 gene encoding protein MAIN-LIKE 1-like — translation MDEAPAGSSFGSRSRLARAPSSREVVREEEEEKERPTIKSVNHARKIFSLFKPQTQWFNDVVSGSRLGGLYMTGYSTISHDIQGAFVERWHKKTSSFHLPVGELTITLRDVAYLLHLPIRGRLLNHSRIQRVGAIEGIVDYLGMDPNMADYECRATSGAHITFSNLKELYENHLVAAAEFEQEGDRLFTEYHRACTLRCWFMLLIGIALFVDKSKTYVDMTYLQYFIDLTTVDQWN, via the exons ATGGATGAGGCGCCTGCAGGTTCCTCATTTGGATCGAGGAGTCGGTTGGCTCGAGCGCCTTCCTCTCGTGAGGTGGTACGTGAGGAAGAGGAGGAGAAG GAACGACCGACCATAAAATCCGTGAACCATGCGCGGAAAATATTTTCTCTGTTTAAACCACAGACTCAATGGTTTAACGACGTTGTATCTGGGAGTAGGCTTGGCGGGTTATACATGACCGGATATAGTACCATCAGCCACGACATACAGGGGGCTTTTGTTGAGCGGTGGCACAagaagacgtcttctttccaccttCCTGTTGGGGAATTGACGATCACCTTACGCGACGTGGCCTATCtactccacctgccgatcagagggAGGTTACTGAACCATTCCCGAATACAGAGGGTTGGGGCCATAGAGGGGATTGTGGAttatctgggtatggacccaaACATGGCGGATTATGAGTGCAGAGCGACGAGTGGGGCGCATATCACGTTCTCCAACTTGAAAGAGTTGtatgagaaccacttggtggcggcagcGGAGTTCGAGCAAGAGGGTGACAGACTTTTTACTGAGTATCACCGTGCTTGCACTCTGCGGTGTTGGTTCATGTTATTGATAGGTattgcactctttgtggacaaaagtAAAACCTACGTTGACATGACGTATCTACAATACTTTATCGATCTGACTACAGTTGACCAGTGGAACTAG